The following are from one region of the Nitrospirota bacterium genome:
- a CDS encoding divergent polysaccharide deacetylase family protein, which produces MASKGKGKPGTKNHHILLILLLIAGVVFFLHKEASKESVRKDISALFKTEPKPSALLRVAVVIDDLSSSKKKAEEVLKISPALTLSVLPQETYTKWVAEEGHKLGHDIVGHIPMEAKEPHKLGRGGLYTWMSDDEILKTLQEDINSIPHIKGVSNHMGSAFTEDERAMKALFSGIKKHNLFFLDSITTPKSAGAKTAGAHGIKLFKRDVFLDEKDTPEDIKAQWDKTVKIAKEKGYAVVLAHPRKNTIKFLKNVIRDNKEVMIVPLSEAAKP; this is translated from the coding sequence ATGGCTTCAAAGGGAAAGGGCAAGCCCGGGACTAAAAACCATCATATATTATTAATTTTGCTTCTTATTGCAGGGGTGGTTTTTTTTCTTCACAAAGAGGCAAGCAAAGAAAGTGTGCGGAAGGATATTTCTGCTCTATTTAAGACAGAGCCAAAGCCTTCAGCGCTTCTTAGAGTGGCGGTTGTGATAGATGATTTAAGTTCAAGCAAAAAAAAGGCTGAGGAGGTTTTAAAGATCAGCCCGGCGCTTACACTCTCTGTGCTGCCGCAGGAAACGTATACAAAATGGGTTGCAGAAGAGGGGCATAAGCTTGGGCATGACATCGTAGGGCATATACCGATGGAGGCTAAGGAGCCGCATAAGCTCGGCAGGGGCGGGCTTTACACATGGATGTCAGACGATGAAATCCTTAAGACGCTTCAGGAGGACATAAACTCAATACCGCATATTAAAGGCGTAAGCAATCACATGGGCTCTGCATTCACAGAGGATGAACGCGCAATGAAGGCACTGTTTTCAGGGATAAAAAAGCACAACCTTTTTTTCCTTGACAGCATTACTACTCCGAAATCAGCAGGTGCAAAAACAGCAGGCGCGCATGGGATAAAGCTGTTTAAGCGCGATGTCTTTCTTGATGAAAAGGACACCCCGGAGGACATTAAAGCCCAGTGGGATAAAACGGTAAAAATTGCAAAAGAAAAGGGATATGCGGTTGTCCTTGCCCATCCAAGAAAAAACACAATTAAATTTTTGAAAAATGTTATTCGGGATAATAAAGAGGTAATGATTGTGCCTCTGTCTGAAGCGGCAAAGCCTTGA